The genomic segment CTACGAGATCGTTCCCGGCGTCACATCCGCCTGTGTCGCCGCCGCCGAGGCCGGCATTCCCTTGACCCGGCGGCATACCTCCCGCCGGGTGCAGTTCATCACCGGTGCTGATGTCACCGGCGAGTTGCCGCCCAATTTGAATTGGGCCGCGCTGGCCGATCCCGAGGCCACGACCGTGGTCTATATGGGCCGGCGCACCTTTCCGGCGCTTGCCGCAAAATTGATCGCGCACGGTCTCGCCCCCAGCACCCCGGCGCTGTTCGCCGAATCTCTCGGGCGTCCCGACGAACGGCTGGTCCGTACCACGATTGCCGAGCTTGCCGAGCAGCTTGGCCGCGGCGGCGCCGCTTCCACCGCCGCCGTGATCCTGTTCGGCGCGCTGGCGGGAGAATATCCGGCATGACGGCTCCGGCAGCGGTTCGCCCCTTGACGCCCGCAATGCGAAAGGGGCACACAAGAGCGGCATGGTGCTCGACGCGGCGCAAAGCGCCGGAGCATAATCGGGAATGGGAATGGGCGGACCCAGTTGCGGCGCCCAAAACCCCAGCCGCCCCCGCGACTGTAAGCGGTGAGGGGCTCCGAACCGCCACTGGACCGCAAGGTCCGGGAAGGCCGGAGAACCCAGTGAACCGCGAGCCAGGAGACCGGCCGTGCACGTA from the Bradyrhizobium sp. WBAH42 genome contains:
- the cobA gene encoding uroporphyrinogen-III C-methyltransferase, whose amino-acid sequence is MSGFVSFVSAGPGDPELLTVKGAARLREADVVLYDDLASGAILDLARPGANLVAVGKRAGRPSTKQHHVNRLLVDYAATGARVVRLKSGDAGIFGRLEEELETLREAGIGYEIVPGVTSACVAAAEAGIPLTRRHTSRRVQFITGADVTGELPPNLNWAALADPEATTVVYMGRRTFPALAAKLIAHGLAPSTPALFAESLGRPDERLVRTTIAELAEQLGRGGAASTAAVILFGALAGEYPA